In Candidatus Eisenbacteria bacterium, the DNA window CTGGACCGGGAATCCGGCCGGATTCCCGGTGCCTCCGGACACGATCACTCGCAGCGTGAAGCTCCCGGTTGCGCCGAGTGTGAAGTCGAGCTGATCCCCGACCGCGGTCGTCGTTTCGGGACCGAACGCCGAGAGCACGGGCTGAACGTGTCCCCCGCCCCGCTTGATCGCGGCTCGGAAGCGGTCGCCTGCGATCCCGCTGAATTGATAGTCGTCGAAGTCGTCGAAGGTCTGGAACGCGCCAGCCACCGACGTGCCCGAGACGATCAGACCGCCATCAGGACCATCGAGCACCGTCGAGGCAGGGGAGGCAGCCCGAGCAGTCGCAGCCGCAATGAAGCTGCCAAGGATTGCCAGCGCAAACAGGAAGGAGCGTCGCCGGGCGCGAGTCATGGAGGTCTCTCCCGAACGGAGGTTACGCAGTCGGCCAGCCGAGCCGAGGTCGGGGGGGAAGACCCGTGGAGGCTGGCACCAATCCGGGTCTGCGCTAACGCTTTTCGGAGCGGGCCTTCGAGAGCAAGACGTCCAAACGCTTGGCGGCGCCGCGATTGGCCCGCAGCGCCCGGGCTTCGACGGCGCGCATGACCCGGCGCTCCGCGAGCCGGTGGTGATCGTGTCCGGCCAGGTGCAGCGCGCCATGGACGACCAGGCGCGTCAGCTCTTCACCGGGCGACACTCGATAGCGCTTCGCCTGCTCGGCCATGCGATCCATCGAGATCACGAGATCGCCCTGCACGCGGCGACCTCGTTCGGGCGGCTGCTCGTCGTAGCCGAAGCTCAACACGTCGGTCGCCCGGTCGATCCCGCGCCAGCGGCGATTGAGCACCCGAAGTTCCTCGTCGTCGCTCAAGACGATCGCGATCTCGCCGGGTTTCAATCCTTCGATCGCGAGTGATGCACGCACGATCGTGCGCAGAGGCGTGAGCATGCGGGCCGACGAACGCGAACCGGTCAGCGAAATCAAGGCGACCGGCTGGCGAGACCGAAGCCGCGTGCCATCGCCGAGGCGGCAAGCACCATCAGCACCGAGAGCCACATCTGGATGTGGCTGATGCGCGCCAGCAGCGGTGCGGCCTTCACGTCGATCGCTTCCTTGCGGGCGCGCTGACGGCGCCACCGCGCGAGCGTCATCATGGGGACGATCTCGAGCGCGACGATCAACACGAACAGAGCGATCTTGGTCCAGAACAGGTGATTGCCCCAGTAGTAGTCGGTCGGCTTCTCGGTCCCCATGAAGAGGCGCGCGAGGCCGGTGACGATCCACAACACCGCGGCGATCCCCCACCCCGCGTCGGCCGCGAACACGTGCTTCAATCCCGCGTCGTCGAGCGGCCCCTTG includes these proteins:
- the ybeY gene encoding rRNA maturation RNase YbeY gives rise to the protein MLTPLRTIVRASLAIEGLKPGEIAIVLSDDEELRVLNRRWRGIDRATDVLSFGYDEQPPERGRRVQGDLVISMDRMAEQAKRYRVSPGEELTRLVVHGALHLAGHDHHRLAERRVMRAVEARALRANRGAAKRLDVLLSKARSEKR
- a CDS encoding DUF2214 family protein is translated as MLQWAFAALHLLAFGIGFGAIIGRQRALKGPLDDAGLKHVFAADAGWGIAAVLWIVTGLARLFMGTEKPTDYYWGNHLFWTKIALFVLIVALEIVPMMTLARWRRQRARKEAIDVKAAPLLARISHIQMWLSVLMVLAASAMARGFGLASRSP